A region from the Fusarium graminearum PH-1 chromosome 4, whole genome shotgun sequence genome encodes:
- a CDS encoding tRNA-dihydrouridine synthase 1 — protein sequence MTSKENSPAVERPTKLEGRAFYESIGSPKFIVAPMVDQSEFAWRMLTRSFISPTEQKSLLAYTPMLHARLFSQDDKYRKAHFQAVKTDGETPWLDGNPSIDRPLFVQFCANDPDALLSAAKQVAPYCDAVDLNLGCPQGIARKGKYGAFLQEDQDLIFRLINILHKELPVPVTAKIRILDTKEETLAYAQNVLKAGASILTVHGRKREQKGHLTGLAEWQMIRFLRDSLPKETVIFANGNILQEGDIEKCLEATGADGVMSAEGNLSDPAIFTKPPPVGEEGREYWRGKDGKGGYRVDAVFRRYMDILHEHVFGNKPPARRPLFMPGDDTEWMKESEAVEEEPPSKKRRKDLGKKGEQGPNMAAMQPHLFHLLRHFVSKHTDVRDMLGKSRAGDIEAYERVLSAVERKVAEELLEYERTNGESIAETPLAEGEEDPPETESSKGTQRRCKRPVWVVQPIIRPLPNEALKKGALTMSKKDKAKSQEKKEEEKQEEKGKQEDIKAKDEALAG from the exons ATGACGTCCAAAGAGAATAGCCCCGCGGTGGAACGCCCAACCAAGTTGGAGGGCCGAGCCTTCTACGAGAGTATCGGCAGCCCCAAGTTCATTGTTGCGCCCATGGTGGATCAGTCTGAATTC GCCTGGCGCATGCTTACCAGAAGTTTCATCTCACCCACCGAACAAAAAAGCCTTCTCGCCTATACGCCGATGCTCCACGCCCGACTATTTTCGCAAGACGACAAATACCGAAAGGCGCACTTTCAGGCAGTAAAGACTGACGGCGAAACTCCCTGGCTCGACGGAAACCCTTCTATCGATCGCCCACTCTTCGTCCAGTTCTGCGCAAACGATCCCGATGCGTTGCTCTCTGCTGCCAAGCAAGTTGCACCTTACTGCGATGCTGTCGATTTGAACCTTGGATGTCCCCAGGGCATTGCGCGAAAGGGAAAGTACGGTGCCTTCCTCCAGGAGGATCAGGACCTCATCTTTCGCTTGATCAATATCTTGCATAAGGAGTTGCCTGTGCCTGTCACGGCCAAGATTAGAATCCTGGACACAAAGGAAGAGACTTTGGCATATGCGCAGAATgtcctcaaggctggtgcATCTATTCTCACGGTTCACGGACGTAAGAGAGAGCAAAAAGGCCACCTGACAGGCCTGGCTGAGTGGCAGATGATTCGATTCTTAAGGGATAGCCTACCCAAGGAGACGGTCATCTTTGCGAATGGAAACATTCTTCAGGAGGGAGACATCGAGAAATGTCTCGAGGCCACAGGGGCTGATGGTGTGATGAGCGCCGAGGGCAATCTAAGTGACCCAGCTATCTTTACCAAACCACCACCTGTAGGTGAGGAGGGGCGAGAATACTGGCGCGGTAAAGATGGCAAGGGTGGCTACAGAGTTGATGCAGTCTTTAGACGGTACATGGACATTCTTCACGAACATGTTTTCGGAAACAAACCACCCGCGCGACGACCACTTTTCATGCCCGGAGACGATACAGAATGGATGAAGGAGAGCGAAGCCGTCGAGGAGGAGCCGCCATCCAAGAAGCGAAGAAAGGACCTAGGCAAGAAGGGAGAACAGGGGCCTAACATGGCAGCCATGCAACCCCATCTGTTCCATCTCCTGCGACACTTTGTTTCTAAGCACACCGACGTGCGAGATATGCTGGGCAAGAGCCGCGCAGGCGACATAGAAGCCTACGAGCGAGTTCTCTCCGCAGTAGAGCGCAAGGTTGCAGAGGAACTCCTCGAGTACGAGCGCACAAACGGCGAGAGCATTGCCGAAACACCGCTGGCagagggagaggaagacCCCCCGGAGACAGAGAGCTCAAAGGGTACTCAAAGGCGCTGTAAGAGACCAGTTTGGGTTGTGCAGCCAATTATCCGTCCATTGCCCAACGAGGCCCTCAAGAAGGGGGCCTTGACTATGagcaagaaggacaaggccaagtcgcaggagaagaaggaggaagagaaacaggaagagaaggggaagCAAGAAGATATAAAGGCAAAGGATGAGGCTCTTGCCGGATAG
- a CDS encoding 3-oxoacyl-[acyl-carrier-protein] synthase: MRRVVVTGLGAITPLGVGVKRTWTRLLSGECGIVSVADLEPQTRWKELTSTVSGLVPSGDGEGQWRASDWLSANEQRRMSKFTQYAIAASDMALKDAGWEPKSEEQLEATGVCLGSGIGNLDEIYDTSLVHHKDGYKKVSPLFVPKILINMAAGHIAMKYGFQGPNHAATTACTTGAHSIGDASRFISMGDADIMVAGGSESCIHPLTFAGFGRARSLSTAYNNNPTASCRPFDADRNGFVVSEGAAVLILEELEHAKARGARIYAEIKGYGCSGDAHHMTAPREDGRGAFLAMKKALKNAGVKPSQVDYINAHATATNVGDVAETSAIRRLMLGEEGHEKESDITVSSTKGAVGHLLGAAGAIEALFSVLAIHQRVVPATLNLQKPDVGAAFNFVPNAAQERNVGVAVSNSFGFGGTNSSLVFSKY, translated from the exons ATGCGCCGGGTAGTAGTGACTGGCCTCGGAGCCATCACGCCCTTGGGTGTAGGCGTGAAACGAACCTGGACCCGTCTTCTCAGTGGCGAATGCGGAATCGTCAGTGTCGCAGATCTTGAGCCTCAAACGCGATGGAAAGAGTTGACAAGCACAGTCTCTGGGTTAGTGCCCAGCGGTGACGGTGAAGGACAATGGAGGGCATCAGACTGGCTCAGCGCAAATGAGCAAAGGCGAATGTCCAAGTTTACACAATATGCCATTGCTGCTAGCGACATGGCTCTCAAAGATGCAGGGTGGGAGCCAAAGAGCGAAGAACAACTGGAAGCTACTGGTGTTTGTCTAGGGAGTGGTATTGGAAATCTGGATGAGATTTATGACACCAGCTTAGTACACCATAAAGAT GGCTACAAAAAGGTATCACCACTATTCGTACCCAAAATTTTGATCAATATGGCGGCTGGTCACATAGCCATGAAATATGGTTTCCAAGGCCCCAACCATGCAGCAACTACAGCTTGCACAACCGGTGCGCATTCAATTGGAGATGCATCACGCTTCATCAGCATGGGAGACGCCGATATCATGGTTGCAGGAGGCTCAGAATCGTGCATTCATCCCTTGACATTTGCAGGCTTCGGCAGAGCAAGATCCTTATCGACAGCATACAACAACAATCCCACAGCGAGCTGCCGCCCATTTGATGCCGACCGCAACGGTTTCGTGGTTTCTGAGGGTGCTGCGGTTCTGATTCTCGAAGAGCTGGAGCACGCCAAAGCACGAGGAGCTCGCATCTATGCTGAAATTAAAGGCTATGGCTGCAGCGGCGATGCCCATCATATGACAGCACCACGAGAAGACGGTCGCGGCGCATTTCTTGCTATGAAGAAAGCTTTAAAGAATGCTGGAGTTAAGCCTTCACAAGTTGATTATATCAACGCACACGCGACAGCGACAAACGTTGGAGATGTGGCAGAGACTTCGGCTATTAGGCGACTCATGTTAGGTGAAGAGGGACATGAAAAAGAATCAGACATTACAGTCAGCAGTACCAAAGGTGCAGTTGGACATTTGTTAGGTGCTGCTGGAGCCATTGAGGCCTTGTTCTCTGTCCTAGCCATTCACCAG AGAGTTGTACCTGCGACTTTGAATTTACAGAAGCCAGATGTTGGTGCTGCCTTTAACTTTGTACCGAATGCGGCACAGGAAAGAAACGTTGGCGTAGCTGTATCCAACAGCTTTGGATTTGGTGGTACGAATAGCTCATTGGTATTCTCCAAGTACTGA